A single genomic interval of Mucilaginibacter boryungensis harbors:
- a CDS encoding RNA polymerase sigma factor produces the protein MAQPVDDAEILDKFRDEKTRNEAFNLLLKKYQQKIYWHVRRMVVNHDDADDLVQDVFVKVWKSLINFRNDAQLYTWMYRIATNECITFLNKKKQKNNIPLDDVSYELAESLADSTYFNGDRAQQKLQEALLTLPDKQRLVFNMKYYDDMKYEEISDVLGTSVGALKASFHLAVKKIEAHLLGND, from the coding sequence ATGGCACAACCGGTAGATGACGCGGAAATTTTAGACAAGTTCAGGGATGAAAAGACCCGGAACGAGGCTTTTAATTTGCTGCTGAAAAAATATCAGCAAAAAATATACTGGCATGTGCGCCGTATGGTGGTAAACCACGACGATGCCGACGACCTGGTGCAGGACGTATTTGTGAAGGTATGGAAAAGCCTGATTAACTTTCGTAATGACGCGCAACTATACACCTGGATGTACCGCATTGCTACTAACGAGTGTATTACCTTCCTGAATAAAAAGAAGCAGAAGAACAATATCCCGCTGGATGATGTATCGTATGAACTGGCTGAGTCGCTGGCTGATTCTACCTACTTTAACGGCGACCGCGCCCAGCAGAAATTACAGGAAGCTTTGCTTACCCTGCCCGATAAACAGCGTTTGGTTTTTAACATGAAGTATTATGATGATATGAAGTATGAAGAAATCTCCGATGTTTTGGGCACAAGCGTAGGCGCGTTAAAGGCATCTTTTCACCTTGCGGTGAAAAAAATTGAGGCGCATTTATTAGGTAATGATTAA
- a CDS encoding transketolase family protein, which produces MKKYTYTDKKDTRSGFGAGLLEAGKRNDKVVALCADLIGSLKMADFIKEFPERFFQTGIAEANMMGIAAGLTIGGKIPFTGTFANFSTGRVYDQIRQSIAYSDKNVKICASHAGLTLGEDGATHQILEDIGLMKMLPGMTVINPCDYNQTKAATIAIAEYEGPVYLRFGRPVVPIFTDADQKFEIGKAWMVNEGADVSIFATGHLVWEAIQAGEQLAEMGIDAEIINIHTIKPLDAEAVLKSVAKTGCVVTAEEHNRLGGLGDSIAQLLAVNNPTPQEYVAVNDSFGESGTPEQLMTKYGLDAKHIIEAVQRVIKRKKTI; this is translated from the coding sequence ATGAAGAAGTACACTTACACAGATAAAAAAGATACACGCTCGGGCTTTGGCGCGGGTTTACTGGAGGCCGGCAAACGCAACGATAAAGTTGTTGCCCTTTGCGCCGATTTGATCGGTTCATTAAAAATGGCCGATTTTATTAAAGAATTTCCTGAACGTTTTTTTCAAACCGGTATTGCCGAAGCTAATATGATGGGTATTGCCGCTGGCTTAACCATTGGTGGTAAAATACCTTTTACGGGTACATTTGCCAATTTTTCTACCGGCAGGGTATACGATCAGATCCGCCAGTCGATAGCCTATTCGGATAAAAATGTAAAAATTTGCGCATCGCACGCGGGCTTAACCCTGGGCGAGGACGGCGCTACCCACCAGATACTGGAAGATATTGGCCTGATGAAAATGCTGCCGGGCATGACCGTTATTAATCCGTGTGATTATAACCAAACCAAAGCGGCCACCATTGCCATAGCTGAATACGAAGGCCCTGTTTACCTGCGATTTGGCAGGCCGGTAGTTCCAATTTTTACCGATGCCGATCAGAAATTTGAGATAGGCAAAGCCTGGATGGTGAACGAAGGTGCTGATGTTTCCATCTTTGCTACCGGTCACCTGGTATGGGAAGCCATACAAGCGGGCGAACAATTAGCCGAAATGGGTATCGATGCCGAAATCATTAATATACACACCATTAAACCGCTGGATGCAGAAGCCGTATTAAAATCGGTAGCTAAAACCGGCTGTGTGGTAACTGCCGAAGAGCATAACCGTTTAGGCGGACTGGGCGACAGCATTGCGCAATTGCTGGCGGTAAACAACCCAACTCCACAGGAATATGTAGCTGTGAACGACAGTTTCGGCGAAAGCGGTACACCCGAGCAACTGATGACCAAATACGGTCTGGACGCCAAACATATTATTGAAGCCGTTCAGCGCGTTATAAAGCGTAAGAAAACAATTTAA